From the Bradyrhizobium ontarionense genome, the window GCCCTATGGGCCGCAGGCGCGGCAATGGCTCGACCTCCACAACCGGATGGCAGCCTGGAATGAGGCCGTGCTGATCAATACCGTCGCAGCCTATCAGGGCTTTCTCGACCGCTATCCGGACAGCGATCTCACGCCGACGGCGCGCAAGCTGATCGAGCGGCTGCGCAACCGCCCGGCCGTGTCGCCGGTCGTTGCGTCCGCCAATGCAGCGATCCCCGCCGTCAATGCCGCGGCGTCAGCGGGCCCGTCGATCGCCCCGACCAACGCCGCGCTCGGACCGACCTGTCCATGCTCGCAGACGCCTCCGGTCCGGAAGTCGGAGACGCCGAAGCGGGTTGAGGAAAAGCCGGTCCGGAAGCGGGACGAGGACCCGCCGAAGCGCGCCAGCCGTGGTCCCCGGGTCCGCGATCCCGACGATGACGTCGTGGTCTATGCACCGCCGCCGCGGGAATATTACGGACCTCCGGTGCGGGTGGTGCCGCCGGTCAACCTCGGAATCGGCATCGGCGGTGGTTATGGTGGTGGCTACGGTCGGGGTCCTGCAAACTATCCGACGCGGCGGGGCTACTGAGAGCCCGACATCGCATCCATGATTGCGGCCGTCCGAAAGGGCGGCCGCTTTCGTTTGAACCGGCGGAGCGCGACCTCTCGTCGCCACCGCGCCCCGTCCCACCAAGCCGCCAGCTATCCCGGGCCGCGTCGTTCGTCCCGCGGCTGCAGCCATCCGTCCCATCCGCCTGGATCCGCTCTTCGTGGATGCTTTCATGGGGAGGTGCATCGCTTCGGATGCAGGCCAGCAGGGGTGAGGTCATGTCATCGCGTCGGATTGCCGTCTGGGCAGCTGTCATTTCGGTTGCGGCGACGCTGACACCCGCTTCGGCCTGGCAATACTGGGGCGGCGACGCCGGTGGAACGCGGTTCTCGCCTCTGGTGCAGATCACGCCGGCCAATGTCGATCGGCTCGTGCGCGCCTGGGAGTATCACACCGGTGACAGCGAGCGCCGGCCGCCCGCTGCGGCCGCTCGCACCAAGTTCGAGGCGACGCCGCTCCTGGTCGACGACAGCCTCGTATTCTGCACGCCGTTCAACGAGGTGGTCGCGCTCGATCCGGGGACGGGTGCGCAGAAATGGCGTTTCGATCCCAAGGTCGGCTACGGCCTTCGCCCCGCCAATCGCTATGCATGCCGCGGCGTCGCCCATTGGGTCGACGAGCGTGCGCCGGCAGACGCAGCCTGCCGCAGCCGGCTGTTCATGGGCACGGTCGATGCCCGGCTGATGGCGCTCGATGCGCGGACCGGCCAGCCTTGCGCCGGTTTCGGTGCTGACGGCGAGGTGCGCATCGACGTTGCAAAGGATCTGCTATGGCCCGGCGAGTTCCAGATCACGTCGGCGCCGGTGGTGGGCCGCGACGTGGTGGTTGTCGGATCGTCGATCGGAGACAACCAGCGCGTCGATGCGCCGGCCGGCACCGTCCGCGGTTTCGACGCGCGCACCGGCCAGCTGCGCTGGAGTTTCGATCCGCTGATCCATGACGGTATCACCGCGGGCCACGGCAATGTCTGGGCGCCGATGTCGGTCGACGAGGAGCGCGGGCTGGTGTTCCTGCCGACATCCTCACCCAGTCCCGATTTCTTCGGCGGCGCGCGTCCGGGCGACAACCGCCATGCCGATTCCGTGGTCGCGTTGCGGATCGCGACCGGCGCGCTGGTCTGGTCGTTCCAGACGACCCACCATGACGTCTGGGACTATGACCTGCCGGCGCAGCCGACCTTGGCGCGGCTCGAGACCGGGCAGGGCGCGCGTGACGTCGTGATGCAGCCGACCAAGCAGGGTTTCGTGTTTGTGCTCGACCGCGACACCGGCCTGCCGGTCTGGCCCGTCGAGGAGCGCGCGGTGCCGCAAGGCGCCGTCGAGGGTGAGGGGCTCTCGCTGACGCAGCCATTCCCGACCCATGTGCCGCCGTTGCTGGAGCAGCGCGTCGCATCGGAGGACATCTTCAGGGTGGTGCCGCGGATCATCGATTCCTCCTGCGACGATCAGCTCGCGCCGTTGCGCAATGACGGCCTGTACACGCCGCCCACCACGGGCGGCACGTTGCTCTATCCGATGACCGGCGGCGGCGTGAACTGGGGCGGCGCGGCGTTCGATCCCGTGCACCAGGTTCTCTACGTCAATGTCAGCCGCGCCATTCACATCATCAGGCTGATTCCGCGCGACCAGGCCGATCGGATGACCGCGCCGCGCGGCGTCGATTTCGGACTGCAGCGCGGCGCCCCGTTCGCGGTGACGCGGGCCGTCGCGATGTCCCGTCTCGGCCTGTTATGCAACCGGCCGCCCTGGGGCGAGATGGTCGCGGTCGATCTCAAGGCCGGCCGGATCCTGTGGCGATCGACGGTCGGCACCACGGAGGACCGCGCGCCGCTCGGGCTTGCGTTCAAGTGGGGCACGCCGCTGGTCAACGGCGTCGCCGTCACGGCCGGCGGGCTCGTCTTCACCGGCGCGATGGATGCCTATCTGCGCGCCTTCGATGCCGGTTCGGGGGAGGAGCTCTGGCAGGGGCGGCTGCCGGTCCCTGGCGTCGCCAATCCCATGACCTATCAGTGGCACGGCGAACAATATGTGGTGATCGCGGCCGGTGGTCATTCCGAGGCCGGCACGACACTGGGTGACAGCGTCGTGGCGTTCCGGCTGGCGCGACAGGGCGAGGGGCCATCGGTGTGGTCGCGGACGGTCGATCGTCCGGGCGGGCGGTTCGCCGGTAGTGCTCTGATGATAAGTCTTGCGCTGGCGGTACTGGTGCTCGTGTGGCGGCGATGGCGGTTGCGGCGGGTTTAGCGCCGCCGCATCGTCAGTCGAAAGCAACGCCGATCCGCTTGTCGTGGCTCCAGACCGCGTGACAGCGCCGCGTGAACTTGTCGGCCGGGATCACCAGCGTGAAAGCCTCGGGCAGGCCAACCGGGCTGATCACCTCGACGCGCGCGCCGGTGTCCGAGAGGTTGCGGACCATGCAATCGACGGCCCCGCCGCCGTCGAACGCCAGCCTGCCTTGCTTGAGCACCCGATGCCGGGGTGCGATCCGTTTATCGTCTGTCTCGCTCATCGCCTGTAACCCGATGCCGAATGGCGTCACCTTTCGCGTCAAAAGCGCGTAAAATAAATCACGCCCGGGTTTCATTCAGATAAATCCGATCCGCGAAGTCGGGCCTGCCGTCTTCGCATTTCGTTAACCACCGCAGCCCGTGGATCAGAGCATCGCGAACGCGCTCGACACCATCGCCACCGGCTTGCCGTCGCTGGCGCTCGACAGCGTGACCCGGCCGAAGCTCATGGTCCGGCCCATCCGGACCACGCGTGCATCCGCCAGCACATCGGACGACACGACCGCGCGCATGAAATGCGTGGTCTGGTCGACCGTGGTCATCGGCCGGTAGCCGCCGCTCGCCGTCACCATCGCGATCACCGTGGCAGTGTCGGCGAAGGCCATCAGCGCCTGGCCGCACACCACCCCGTTGTCGCGGCAGAGCCGCTGAGCGAAGGGCATGCGCAGGATCGCGCCGGCTTCGCCGTGCTGCGAGGGCGCGATGTCCTCGACGGTCAGCGCGAGCTCCTTGATCCAGGGCGCGAACACGTCATCGAGGATGCGCCGCGCTTCGTCGATGGTGAAATCCGGGGTGTCATTCGGCACGAACGGGGGTCCTCCCATGGTTTTCTCGTTGGCTCACTCCCATTGCGGGAGCGGCCGGCATGTTGCCGCAGGTCGGCGGCTTGAAATGGCCGAAGTCGGAATCCTATGATGATTATCGGCCCGGCGACAGGTGGACGGGGATGCTGAGATGTCGGGCCGCAGTCGTTTGGCTCGGACTTGGCGCATGGCGAAGCGATGCTATAAGGCGGCCATTACCGGGGAGTACCCAATGAAGAAGCTGCTCGTGACGATGATGGTCGCCCTGCTCGCCGGCTGGGCCGTTCCGGCAATGGCGCAGATGCCCAACATCAATCTGCTCGGCGACGGTCCCTCCAAGTCCCCCGAGGAGAAGGAGGCAGAAGCCGCGCGCGAAAAGGCCTACAAAGATACCATGCGCAAGATTCCGGACGCCAAGACGAGCTCCGACCCCTGGGGCAATGTGCGCGCGGCCGAACAGCCCAAGGCGCCCCCCGTGAAGACCACGGCGGCCAAGAAGCCGAAAGTGGGCGCCAGCACCAACTGAACGCGACCAAGCGCGCCGGACTCGGAAAAGGGTCCCGCGCGTGCGCAGACTCGGATTCCTCGCGGCTTCGTCTATATTGACGGGGTTGTAGCGCGTTGGAGTTCGTCGATGGGGTTGCGCCCGCGGGATGTCGCCAGCCGAATGGCAGCCCGGCGCCGGAAGGGCGACGGCTATGTGCGCGACACCTTCACCCTGCCGCGTGAGGAAGCGCGCGCCAAGGCCCGCGACTATCTGACCCGCTATCCCAAGGGGGGCTATATGAGCGCCGTCGAAAGCTGGCGCGAATTGCCCGACGGCGCCATCGAGTTCACGATGCGGCGATTGCCGAGCGCGGACTGATCCATTGTGCTCCGCAACTCGTCTGATCGGAACTCAAGCTTGCTGCACCGGCAGGCCGGTCATTGTTCTTTTTCGCCGAGCAGTTTCCGGGTCATCCGATTGATGAAATGAAGCCGGGTACAGGCCTTGCAAACCACGGTTTCATAGGAGGATGACGGGTCGCCCGCCCTCGGCTCCTCCAGCCAGTGCTGCACGTTCATCCCGGTTCGCGGACACTTGAAGATTAGATTACCCATACAATTTGAATGTCTGCCAGGACGGGAACAGACATTTTGATCTTGATCAAAGTCGTTTGCCGAAATGAAAGGCAGCGACGCGCCCTGCCACAGGCCAGGATTGCAAGGGGCCGGCATGAACCATTCTTGGTCGCTATCCCGGCGGCCGGTCAGACCTCATCCAGTGTCTCCGCGACGATGCGGATCCGGAACACCGGCTGCCGGGTCTCGTCGAGCAGCTCCATCTGCCATTCGGAGTTTTCGGCGAGCTTGCGCGAGATGCTGCTGGCCATGTCGGCACAGACAGTGGTCATCTCTTTCCAGGCGGCGTTGCGATCGACGCACTCGGTCCCATACTCGGACGCGCCTGAGAAGTGGCCATTTCGGATACGAAAGAAATAGAGCGGCATTGCCAAAACCGGTGACCCCTGACCGCCCCAGGCCGCTGGGTTTGATGAACGCGGCGTAAATGGAGGCGGAAAACCCAAACGGATCAATTCCGGTAAAATACGGTCGCTTCGCCGGCGCGCAACTGCCGGTGGTTGTCTTCGTCGGCGGAAAGATCGCGCTACCTGCGCAGCGCAAGCTGCGGCGCATCGCGGCCGCGAATGGCGGCCAAAAGATCAAGAGAGGTGCATCGTGGCCGAACGAGTGAGCCTCGGACCGCCGCGGTCCGAGGCTCGGCGTCAACGTCGTAGCTTCCCGACCGGGTAGTTCGGCAATGACGAAAATGACCCTAGTGCAAAGCTAGAGCGCGCGCCTTGCGTCAAATCAAGGTTGCATCGCCCCGCAGTGGCGCCGGGGGGCCGTTCGTCCCCCGAGGCCCTCACTTCGTTTGCGCCGAAACGTGAGCCTGCGTGCCACCGAGCGAAGATCCGTTCCGGCACGAGCGTGAGGCGGTAGGTGACGTCTGTCGCCCCGTCGAGCATCTCGATGAGTGCGTCACAAAGGGGGCACCGGGCCTCCTCCGCGGTGCCATGCCGCGAACGAAGCTCAAGCCGCTGGAAGCCGGCCCTGCATGAGGGGCAGATCACGTCCTCTCGTATCATGAACGCATCACGCGCAACGGGCGTGATGCGTTCCGCGGCGATCGCATGCATCAGATGACAAGATCGTGCAATGGCTTGGCAACGAGCCAACGTCAAAAGCCCCGGACATGGTCCGGGGCTTTCTTTGGGCGCTATGGTTTCAGGTCCATGCGCCTACACGTGACAGCCAGGCGGCGGCACATCAGCATCTGATATGGGCCAGCCATCATTGCAACGAACAAACAAATCCGGGGCCGATCTAAAATTTGTTTTGCGTCCGATAGCTCCAACTTTATACCGCAACCAAAGGTTTATGACAATAGTTGTTGTTCGAGAACCGCGGACAGCGACGCGTCATCAGTGACGCTGCTCACGCGGTTCCACCTGAAACTGATCTTTCATCTTCCCGTCGTTCCGAGTGCGGACGATGTACGAGATCATCGACGCCATCCTCACCATTGGATGCCTCGCTGCAGTTTTAGCTGTCGACCATCATACCGGCGCAGTTGAACCGCTTGCTGAGTCGGCGATCGGCCCGCACTGCGGCGGACCGGAATGCCACGCGTGGATGATCCCGATCTTCCTTGCAGCCGTTGGTGGTCCCGCGATCAATGCATCATCTCGATGTTGTGGGACCGCGGCGGCGACAGTTCGTTCGCGGAACTCACGGCGCGGGGCCGGCCTGCACGACGTCTGAACCGCGCATGCCCATGCCTCTGCACGAAATCCGTGCGCTTGCACGTGCGATCAGCCGAACAAAAGCAGAAGAGGCGAGGGAACTTCGTTCCTGTCAGGAGAACCACGGACGTGCGGTCTGCGCACTCGTGTAGAAGCTTGGTAGTTTCAAGGAAAGGTTTTGACGAGCACGATCGGGCCGACGATTGCGGCGTTGAGGTCCGCGAGATGCTCGCTCGGAATCCAGTACTCCAGATGGTCGCGCCCGCCGGCTTCACGCACGTCGTAGCTGTCGATGAAACGTCGTAGGATCGCGAAGCGCAGCACATGGCCGCGGCCACTCGCCGGCACGTTCCAGTCCCGCGCGATCTTCACCGCGTACTCTTCGGTCAGGACCGGATAGAAGATTGGCTGCTCGGGCAAGCGCGGCGGGAACGCCCGCATGCCCGAGGCCGCGATCAGTGCGAGTTCCTCGGGGCCCACGGGACGCCACAGCGTGATGGTCGGCTCGGACATGGTCGTGCGATCTCGCGAGAAGCTCAGCAACGCAGTTGTGCTGCCGACTTATCTCGACATCAGGACACGCTCAATCGGGGAAAGTGACGGCGTTGGGCCGTCGTGGCGGATCATCGCAGGGATCGGTTCGTTTACGAAATCGCGAAAATATCCGGCGGTTGGAATGAATTGAAAAATCGGTCGAGGCGGCTTCCGCCTCGACGCCATCTGCCTCACGCCTGGAGTGAAAGGAGGCCGCCAACTGGCGGACTCACATTCCGCTGTCGAGCTTATCCAGGGTTACTGGCAAGGTTTGCCCGACATCCGGGCACCTCGACTATGGCAGCCATCATGCATTCGAGGTTTCTTCGCGACTTTTACACCCGCTTTCGACGGGCTAGATGCCGCCGGAGTGGTGGACGTCCGTGCCTGCGACGACATCGAACAGGCGAAAATGGACAACGCCAGAGCGATCTCGAAGACTGACTTCTTATTACCCCCCGAGATGTGTTCAAAACCCCACAGCGGGAACAAGTTAGCGTTCCACCTGAAAATAAGCCACTGCCAATCCAACTTAGGCCGAGCCGGAGAAAAGCTGAGCTGCACCGAAATAGTCACAGGAACATATTGCGAACAAAGAACGGATAGGGTACATTCATCTTAAGATTGCTGCCGGCCTCGTTAACCGTTTGTCCATCCCGCGAATCCCCGCCATAAGGAGCGCCAATGTCCGCCACCGCCCTGCGTATCGTCGAAGGTTCCTCAATGGATAAGAGTAAGGCGCTCTCCGCTGCGCTGTCCCAGATCGAGCGTCAGTTCGGCAAGGGCTCGGTGATGAGGCTGGGCAAGAACGACCGTTCGATGGATGTCGAGACGGTGTCGAGCGGCTCGCTCGGGCTCGACATCGCGCTCGGCATCGGTGGCCTGCCCAAGGGGCGGGTCGTCGAGATCTACGGACCGGAATCGTCGGGCAAGACCACCCTGGCGCTGCACACCGTGGCCGAGGCGCAGAAGAAGGGCGGCATCTGCGCCTTCATCGATGCCGAGCACGCGCTCGATCCGGTCTATGCGCGCAAGCTGGGCGTCAACATCGACGAGCTGCTGATCTCGCAGCCGGACACAGGCGAGCAGGCGCTCGAGATCTGCGATACGCTGGTGCGTTCGGGGGCGGTCGACGTGCTGGTGGTCGACTCGGTGGCGGCGCTGGTGCCGAAGGCCGAGCTCGAGGGTGAGATGGGCGAGTCGCTGCCGGGCCTGCAGGCCCGCCTGATGAGCCAGGCGTTGCGCAAACTGACCGCCTCTATCAACAAATCCCACACCATGGTGATCTTCATCAACCAGATCCGCATGAAAATCGGTGTGATGTATGGTTCGCCGGAGACGACGACCGGCGGCAATGCGCTGAAATTCTACGCGTCGGTTCGTCTCGACATCCGCCGTATCGGTGCGATCAAGGAGCGCGACGAGGTGATCGGCAACTCCACCCGCGTCAAGGTGGTGAAGAACAAGCTGGCGCCACCGTTCAAGCAGGTCGAGTTCGACATCATGTACGGTGAGGGCGTGTCCAAGATGGGTGAGATCCTCGATCTCGGCGTCAAGGCCGGCATCGTCGAGAAGTCCGGCGCTTGGTTCTCCTATGACAGCCAGCGGCTCGGGCAAGGGCGTGAGAACTCGAAGTCGTTCCTCAAGGCCAACCCTGACATGACCGCAAAGATCGAGGCCGCGATCCGTCAGAACTCCGGCCTGATCGCCGAGCAGATCCTGGCCGGCAATGCCGAGCGCGACGCCGACGGCGAGGAGCCCACGGAAGAGTAGGATTACGACGACTGCGGGCGCCGTGGACGTTGAGTTGCCGACGTTCCGGCGCCTGCCGCTTGCACATGCCTGGTGCTCTGCCAAAATCTGCGCGTCTTGAGCGGCTGCATTTACGAATGCAGCGAACATGCCTTTCTGTGCGCCTGATGCGGTCTCGGACTTGAAGGTCTTGGACTGATCTTGGTCTGATCTTGGACTTGAATAAGTAAAAGCGTGCGCGCGGACGAACGGACCAGATCCGCGCGGCTGGTGGGCGGCACCGAGCTTTCCGACGCCAATCTTTTGCGCTGGGACCCGATCGCGAACGTGTTGATAGCGCGCCTTGAGCCAATCAGGCCATGCCGGAGCCAAGAGCATGACGCGTTTGATTCTAACGGTCAATGATTCCAGCGCCGGAGTGCTTCGGAGGGGCGGCTTTGCCGACCTGGTGGTGCCGATTCTCCATCGTTTCGTGTGGGGACCTCTGCCATCCGATGCCGAGCTGTCAGCTTATCTGATGCAGCGCACCGCGCGACAGAAGATGGGGCATTGGTTGGACTTCGCCTCGCGTCGCGAGGTCATGGTGGCCGGCGGGCGGAGTCAGAGTTTCCTCGAACTCATCGACCGTTGCGATAGCGTCGAGCTCTGGATGGATACCCGCCCGAACGATCAGTTGGTCCTGATCTGGCTCTTGGATTATCTGTGCCATCACGCGGAAATCGCGACGAAGATCGTATTGCGGCATGTTGATGCACCGCTATTCGATGGCCCGGCCGGACAGCTCGCCGGTCGGACGATTGCCGGCGTCGAGCTTGCACGTGAGCATCTCGACCTGGGTCACCTGGCATGGCAGGCGTTTCGGTCGCCGACGCCGCAAGCCTGGTTCGATCTGTTGAAGCAGGATCTCAGCACGCTGCCGCAGCTTCGGCGTTGCGTGCAGGAGATGCTTGATGAGCTTCCTGGTGCTGCGACGGGCCTCGGAGCGTCGGAGCTGAGAATCCTCGAATTGCTGTCAGCCGGCTACCAGCATCCATTCGACCTGTTGCCGCATTATCGGGAGCGCTTTCAACGGCGCGTCTACGACTATTGGGAAGCAGGCACGTTGCTCGACAGTCTGGCGCTGGCGCCGGTGCCTGCAATTTCGGGCCTCGCCGATTGGCCGTTCTCGGTCGAGATGCACGACAGCCGTGAACGCCTCGATCGCTACAAGGCCAGCACGCTGTCGCTGACGCTGCTCGGCAAGGGAATCCTGGCCGGCGAGGAGGATTTCAGCAGCCATAATCCGATCCGGCGCTGGTGGGGCGGCACCAAATTGACCAACGCCTGTCTCTGGCGTTGGCGTGCGGTGCTCATCGCTCCGGACCCTGACACGCCTCACGTCATTGAATGTCGCGAGCTGTGGCGCCCGATCGATTGGAGCATGCGTGAGGCAGCTTACTCCGCCGCTTCCGCATAGTTCGCCACGAGCGGGCATGAGCACACCAGATTGCGGTCGCCATAGACGTTGTCGACGCGGCCCACGGGGCACCAGTATTTGTCGGTGCGTGAGGTGCCCGCGGGGAAGCAGCCCTCGCTGCGGCGGTAGGCCCGATTCCAGTCGTCGTCGGCGATGTCGTGCACCGTGTGCGGCGCGCGGCGCAGCGGCGAGGCCTCGATTCCGAAGCGGCCCTGTTCGACCTCGGCGATCTCCTTGCGGATCGCGATCATCGCGTCGCAGAAGCGGTCGAGCTCGGCCTTGGATTCCGACTCGGTCGGCTCGATCATCAAGGTGCCTGCCACGGGGAAGCTCATCGTCGGCGCATGGAAGCCGTAATCAATCAGCCGCTTGGCGATGTCGTCGACCGTGACGCCCGAACTCTGCTTGAGCGGCCGCGGGTCGATGATGCATTCATGCGCGACGCGTCCGCGCTCGTTGCGGTAGAGCACCGGGAAATGCGGATCGAGCCGGGCCGCGACGTAGTTGGCGTTGAGGATCGCGATCTCGGTGGCGCGGGTCAGGCCCTCGCCGCCCATCAGCAGCATGTAGATGTAGGAGATGGTCAGGATCGAGGCTGAGCCGTAGGGCGCGGCCGCGACCGGTCCGACCAGATGCGTCGCCGTTCCATCAGTTGCGGGATGACCTGGCAGGAACGGCGCCAGATGCGCCTTGACGCCGATCGGGCCCATGCCCGGGCCGCCGCCGCCATGCGGAATGCAGAAGGTCTTGTGCAGATTGAAGTGACTGACATCGGCGCCGTAGTCGCCGGGCCTGGAAAGGCCGACCTGTGCGTTCAGGTTGGCGCCATCGAGATAGACCTGGCCGCCATGGGCATGGACGATGTCACAGATCTCGCGGATGTGCTCCTCGAACACGCCATGCGTCGACGGATAGGTGATCATGATGGCGGCGAGCTTCGCGCCGTGCAGTTCCGCCTTCGCCTTGAGATCACCGAGGTCGACATTGCCGCCTGCATCGCAGCCGACCACGACGACCTCCATGCCAACCATATGCGCGGAGGCCGGATTGGTGCCGTGGGCGGAGGAGGGGATCAGGCAGATCGTGCGGTGGCTCTCGCCGCGGGCGGCATGGTAGCCGCGGATCGCCAGCAGGCCGGCATATTCGCCCTGCGCGCCGGAGTTCGGCTGCAGCGACACCGCGTC encodes:
- a CDS encoding pyrroloquinoline quinone-dependent dehydrogenase, which encodes MSSRRIAVWAAVISVAATLTPASAWQYWGGDAGGTRFSPLVQITPANVDRLVRAWEYHTGDSERRPPAAAARTKFEATPLLVDDSLVFCTPFNEVVALDPGTGAQKWRFDPKVGYGLRPANRYACRGVAHWVDERAPADAACRSRLFMGTVDARLMALDARTGQPCAGFGADGEVRIDVAKDLLWPGEFQITSAPVVGRDVVVVGSSIGDNQRVDAPAGTVRGFDARTGQLRWSFDPLIHDGITAGHGNVWAPMSVDEERGLVFLPTSSPSPDFFGGARPGDNRHADSVVALRIATGALVWSFQTTHHDVWDYDLPAQPTLARLETGQGARDVVMQPTKQGFVFVLDRDTGLPVWPVEERAVPQGAVEGEGLSLTQPFPTHVPPLLEQRVASEDIFRVVPRIIDSSCDDQLAPLRNDGLYTPPTTGGTLLYPMTGGGVNWGGAAFDPVHQVLYVNVSRAIHIIRLIPRDQADRMTAPRGVDFGLQRGAPFAVTRAVAMSRLGLLCNRPPWGEMVAVDLKAGRILWRSTVGTTEDRAPLGLAFKWGTPLVNGVAVTAGGLVFTGAMDAYLRAFDAGSGEELWQGRLPVPGVANPMTYQWHGEQYVVIAAGGHSEAGTTLGDSVVAFRLARQGEGPSVWSRTVDRPGGRFAGSALMISLALAVLVLVWRRWRLRRV
- a CDS encoding PilZ domain-containing protein codes for the protein MSETDDKRIAPRHRVLKQGRLAFDGGGAVDCMVRNLSDTGARVEVISPVGLPEAFTLVIPADKFTRRCHAVWSHDKRIGVAFD
- a CDS encoding PaaI family thioesterase codes for the protein MGGPPFVPNDTPDFTIDEARRILDDVFAPWIKELALTVEDIAPSQHGEAGAILRMPFAQRLCRDNGVVCGQALMAFADTATVIAMVTASGGYRPMTTVDQTTHFMRAVVSSDVLADARVVRMGRTMSFGRVTLSSASDGKPVAMVSSAFAML
- a CDS encoding DUF6894 family protein → MPLYFFRIRNGHFSGASEYGTECVDRNAAWKEMTTVCADMASSISRKLAENSEWQMELLDETRQPVFRIRIVAETLDEV
- a CDS encoding ADP-ribosylation/crystallin J1 translates to MSEPTITLWRPVGPEELALIAASGMRAFPPRLPEQPIFYPVLTEEYAVKIARDWNVPASGRGHVLRFAILRRFIDSYDVREAGGRDHLEYWIPSEHLADLNAAIVGPIVLVKTFP
- the recA gene encoding recombinase RecA — its product is MSATALRIVEGSSMDKSKALSAALSQIERQFGKGSVMRLGKNDRSMDVETVSSGSLGLDIALGIGGLPKGRVVEIYGPESSGKTTLALHTVAEAQKKGGICAFIDAEHALDPVYARKLGVNIDELLISQPDTGEQALEICDTLVRSGAVDVLVVDSVAALVPKAELEGEMGESLPGLQARLMSQALRKLTASINKSHTMVIFINQIRMKIGVMYGSPETTTGGNALKFYASVRLDIRRIGAIKERDEVIGNSTRVKVVKNKLAPPFKQVEFDIMYGEGVSKMGEILDLGVKAGIVEKSGAWFSYDSQRLGQGRENSKSFLKANPDMTAKIEAAIRQNSGLIAEQILAGNAERDADGEEPTEE
- a CDS encoding DUF1835 domain-containing protein — encoded protein: MTRLILTVNDSSAGVLRRGGFADLVVPILHRFVWGPLPSDAELSAYLMQRTARQKMGHWLDFASRREVMVAGGRSQSFLELIDRCDSVELWMDTRPNDQLVLIWLLDYLCHHAEIATKIVLRHVDAPLFDGPAGQLAGRTIAGVELAREHLDLGHLAWQAFRSPTPQAWFDLLKQDLSTLPQLRRCVQEMLDELPGAATGLGASELRILELLSAGYQHPFDLLPHYRERFQRRVYDYWEAGTLLDSLALAPVPAISGLADWPFSVEMHDSRERLDRYKASTLSLTLLGKGILAGEEDFSSHNPIRRWWGGTKLTNACLWRWRAVLIAPDPDTPHVIECRELWRPIDWSMREAAYSAASA